Below is a window of Nicotiana tabacum cultivar K326 chromosome 19, ASM71507v2, whole genome shotgun sequence DNA.
aaagcaaaattgataatatgggatgaagcacttatggctaagtgGCAAACagagttctagagatatattggatattaatgaaccgtttggtgaaAAATTAATAGTTTGGGAGGTAATTTATGTCAAGTACTACCAATAGTTTCAAAATCGATAAAAGCAGAGACTGTAAAAGGcagcttgccaaagttatacttctgacctcaaatgaaaaagattcaagtgataagaaatataaagtaagaacagatccagtaTTCAGTATCTTCTTGCTTTGTGTCGGAAACGaataagagcatccaataaaagatgatttggttcttcctgaacacttggttatcaattcCAATGGTAAtaatagtgcatttaataagagaaatatttctatcattagattaaaatgcaatttgtgcaaatcgcatgatagaactaaaaaaatatcttagctaacagaaatgaatatgttgatcaactaaataaaaggttgattacAAAATTTTATAGTAAGAACAAAATGTTTTCCTgtttttgactcagcagaaaatgataccaataattactaccaagaagaatattTAAATACTTTAGTACCAAACGGCCTTCTACCGTATATGTTTGTTGttaagtttattatttcttacgtatgttagtgtcaccataTATTAGACTAAGTTGATCTTCCATTatatataggttgattttgaagaaaaatatgcccgtcatgctactgaaaaacttaaaTACGCCAAATAGCTTATGTAATATCATAcagatggtatatagaagttttgacaataacgtcatacatacaaaaattatgatactggtcaatgtgcttctaagtatatttttatccctgaattcaactttcgtcttccgaaactaagaaatatccttttaaatttgtgtgaaaatattttttagtatgtttatgttttgcaaatataataaataaattacaaggataaaacatcctaaatattgaactatatttaccgcaatatatttttttgcacgaacaactgtatgttgcactttcaagagggttatcaagatcgacaacaagagttttggttaaggcagagcaaccaaagcattaggaggaaacatacacaaaaaaatattgtccacaaagaagtgttcgttaagataccatcatattaaatacttttaaactataatacgtaattatctaactaacatgacaaaattgatcatttgtgtaagtttatgatgtcctttattttaaattcatgtattatgctaatgtaataatatttttcgatatttagatgattgttgtattattataaataaaatttctcttattaattaaattttattgttctttcatataaataaatatttaaatcatcacgtgCTATTATTAACGTGTAATGCACATTCATAGATACTAGTATATTATAAGTATAACAATTAGAATTAAAAGCAGTTAATGAGAGCAGATAATGCATTAATTGAGGGAGAGAAAGTTGTGGCAATGGTTATTTCAGCATTATAGGGTTGTGTTAGAAATGTAGTTAATTAGCTGtcatatttattaattacttattAGTGCTAGGATTCTAtaaaattttcttaaatattggCTAAATATGTTTTTTCCACTAGCTTATTTGACGCATTCATGCAACAAATCTTCAACATCTTTGGAAACAAAAGTTCTAATTTGAAACTAAAAGATTTGTTCTTCATATTAACATATTAAACgtttctttaaaatttctattcTCCATGGCCAATGAATAAAGAAATCTCAAATAAATATCATgttgttatgaaaatattatattgtggatgtccatttattactccgctataaaTAATcatcctgaagaagattatccgtttagtactctattgaagtttatctacaaatAGCTGATGCagacaggttgcaagcaactcaatgaaatgatttgtagcagcttcttattaaataGGCAGGTTGcgagcagctcatgcagacaacttacaagcagctcaaAAAAAGCCTCGCAGTTGCTTCCTAAAAAgacttgcagctgcttcctgaaaagcctgcagctgcttcctttcttttataaatagatgggttttcagttcattatgtacatcaatttgaagttgaaataaaatataaattttcctctatacttatcttcagtttatttattctatagtctttattttataacacgttatcggTACGAGACTCTACCCTCTTGAGTACTTACTTTGAATTTAACTTTCCATTTCAGGAATGTGAAGTAATTCAAAGGTACAATATCCTTTTTCTAATGCATCGGTTGAGAGCAATGAGATGCATATGTTGTTTTTATGTTGAAATGGCATAGTATCACAAAGCTATTGGTCGGGACTATCTGCCCACGAAATCTTTTATTGGGAGGAGGTTTGATTTTGCAATTTTATTAGCTAACCTTTTGAGCAACTACTTGTGTACTTTCTTGTTAACCGTGAAAATTTTATTATTGTACATCACGGTAAGGAACGTGACTCATAGCACTTGAATCTCATTTTCACAAAATATTTTGATACTAAAGTCATCAAAAGCATGATGCCAATATTCTGCAGGAAGGTTAGTGCGCAATGACTCATATATGCAATATTTAACTCAATATTTTCTTTGGTTTCAAACTCCAGCAGAGTTTGGCACGAAATATTTAACCACCCGCAGTGGCAATATTTCTTAAATCTCGTTATGAATTAATTTCATGATTCATTTGAACTCTATCAAAGTACGACCACCAGAAGTGACTATGTTTCATAACTAAATTTGTTAATCACCAGAAGTGATACATGCCTATAACTACCAGAAGTAGTAATTTAGGCTtcctatggttacaattgaagataagctagagaaatattctctatattacatgCATGCATCGATTTGCTCATGAAGTAACATTATCTTAAAAGAGGTTCgaagcatcacaatttgatgtgattatgcACGTTTAGATAATTATGTTTCATTCCCTAAAAGATGAGAActttgataaatattaattaattccCAGAAATGAATGTGACAATGTTAATAAAGCTTGTAAACATGAACACACACTTAAGtgtaaagatatcacaattcACCTACAGAAGAGGTAATATAATTTatagaatatatactcaatatttcatattttaaatttACTCATGAAGTAGTAAAACGATTAAAATTTTCTCCTGAAacaggaaaatattatgaaacagtGTCTTGCGGTGCTTAAACAATTATTCTATATTgttcatttgattatgattttctctcatgataccagaagtgtctaAGCAATATTTGGTAgcataaaatttatcaaaagctcctgaagagctaattagttgtctagaagacacatgacacaAGTAGTGTCTGAATATTTGATTATGGACAATAAATTGAAGGCTCCCCAAGAGCTTATTTGTTATTATTGTGGTCACAACATATGTTATGATAAACtcgaagtttactaatacaaatgactaTCATACTGAGATTACAAATGATTGAAAGATTGAAAGTCTTCTTGTTCCACAATCATAAGGGgtaaatatgtatgtgaaaagttactcgctttattcttcaatttgtactacATCACGTGTcatagtaaatcagaagtttttaCTAAGGCAAAAGTAGCTACAGTAAATCAGAAATTTACCGACACAAAAGTAGTCACAGcaaatcagaagtttactgatacaaaagtttatgccataggaAATCGGAAGTTTACTAAAAGATAGCATATGCCATGATAAACTGGAAGTTTTTATTTACCATCTGGTTTAAATATGATGAGCTAATTGAGAATTCCGATAAgcatatattgaagaactagaagattcttcaagaattctcttgtgttgcttgttctcataataaattgattataccagttaatgttgggactaagacccatgattctgaaatatataaaaggtgaatatgggcacattcacctatcatgtgaaccatttatagatgcatatatgagatggttacatgtgtaattattatcaacctgcagtttggcatttgaaattgcttttctcgtataaaagaataattttcagattatgaaatcaaggcAGTTCATCTTGATAAAACTGGTTTATATCTAAgatggtttagcattgaatacttCTTATTAATGCCTAAACTATTGTTTATGAGACAAAAGCTTCATAtattggtctaagattttctaaattgcatacaacagcacttgtatgcatcagaccaataATTTATGaccctcacaattggtttaggatcagaaaccaaatatttttactatctaataacttttgatgcgtggtatatgattaatttctctaccacaaagTACAAAGATAGATTTTTCAAAGAAGAtttgggatatatgttagtttttctaacattaggGGGATGGAATAAGCAGTTGAAATATAtgttatatgaatcgaattatcattagtGTGATCCTCAttcagaagataattcaagtcaaatgtcAGAAGCATTTGTTGATCCAAAACAAAATATCATATTTAGCTGTAAAtactcctattaaaattaaagtccctgaaggatagattTACTATACGCATGAAGCGTgatagaccaatcggttccaaaggtaataATCTTTGAAAAGGATAGGAGCAAATGaacaaaatgatcataataaggaggaaataagctctagaagagacCACGACATAATATTTTATGAAACTCTagaaaaagttcaggtacctgaaaataaagaaagtgataagatctcaacaagttatgtcgcttgcgAACtgatacaaaatgatcgtcgacaatatatttaatacaatatagtgcacggTATTGTAAAATATTGTGAGGATCAGACctgtagtccagacacctgaagatgtcatgcTATTTAAATGCAAGCCATGACCTATAGGACTCATTTGATTAAATCAATatgaagatccctgaaggatttaaaatgctcaaagcatataattcaaagtctcgagaaatgtactcgatcaaattacaaagatctttgtacgatttaaatcaatctgggcgcatgtgatataatcgcctcagtgaatatttgttgaaagaagattacataaatgatgttatttgcccgtgtatttttataaagaaaatgtcatcataatttgttatacttgatgtttatgttgatgacataaatcttgttggaactccagaagagctccaaaaggcacttgaatatcttaagaaagaatttgagatgaaagatcttggaaaaataaaattttgtcttggtctgcaaattgaatatttagcataCGAGATCTTTATCTATTAATATGCCTATACAAAAAGTGTCTTTAAACACCTTTACATGGACAAAACGTACTCATTAAGTACACGAATGGGTGTTCGATCACTcaaagtgaataaggatccgttccgacctctaaagaggatgaggaactcattggtcctgaaatactctatctcagtgcaataggtgcacttatgtatcttgctaatgctaacaaaggtggtgcagatcgtattggttatgcagatgcaggttatttatctgatccccataaagcttgATCTCAAATCaggtatgtgtttacatgtggaggcactgtcatatcatggcactccacaaaataatatattgttgctacttcttcaaatcatgctgagataacagctattcatgaagcaagtagggaatgtgtatggttgagatcaatgattcattttattcgagaaaaatgtgggttggaatgtgacAAAAAAACCACAatattatacgaagacaatgttgcatgcatagcccaattaaatggaggattcataaaaggagatagaacaaaacacattttaTCAAAGTTATTCTTCACACATGATCTCCAGAAGAATGGTAATATCGATGTGTagcaaatccgttcaagtgacaatccagcagatttattcactaattctttaccaacttcaacttttaagaagatagtatacaagattggaatgcgaagactcaaatatttgaaacaaagttttcatcaggggagtaaaatacgcgatgtactctttttttcttactaaggtttttcccacatGGGTTTCCttataagatttttaatgaggcagctagcaatgcgtattactagatatgtatactctttttccttcactagaattttttcccaCGGAGTTTTTTCTAGTAAGATTTTagtgaggcacattatcttttaatgaaaatccaaggaggagtgttatgaaaatattatattatggatgtccatttattactgtgctatagataatcttcctgaagaagattatccgtttagtactctattgaagcTATCTACAAACAGTTGATGCAGACAGATTGCAAACAACTCAATGAAATAATTTGTAGCAgctttttattaaacaatcagGTTGCGAGCAGCTCATGtagacaacttacaagcagctcaagaaaagtttcgcagctgcttcctgaaaagactgcagctgcttcctgaaaagactgcaactgcttcctttcttctataaataaagtagttttcagtttattatatacataaatttgaagttaaaataaaatattaatctaCCTCTATATTTTTCTTCCGTTTATTTAGTTTATAATCTTTATTTTATAAAGTCTATCAAATTTAGGATATCCTTTCATCTTCATCATCACCAACCATTTAGGCATTCGCCCGCTCCCACACATCCCATCCTCAAgtcccccaccccaccccacattttttggggggggggtggGGATTATCAAAGGGAAATCGTCAAAACACCAACCTCCATTCACCAAACAAAAACAAGCCAAAACAAAGAATAGATCACATAGGTGAGGCGAGACCAAAAAACCAAACTTCACAGTCCACCTTCACTCACCCATGGCTTCATTATCCCTAATCTCACCTCACTCTCCTTCTTCTACTCTCCGCTACAATGCCATCATCGGCACCCGCCTTCCTTCCATCTTCCTCCGCAACCCCATCACTCGCATTCGCTCCACCACCCCTTCAATCAAGGCCCTTTCGGTCCCTTCAGCTTTAACCCAAGACGAACTCAAAAAACTCGCCGCCGATAAAGCCGTCGAATACGTGAAAAGCGGAATGGTCCTTGGTCTAGGCACTGGTTCAACCGCAGCCTTCGTTGTTTCCAAGTTAGGCGAGCTTCTTTCATCTGGACAACTCACAAACATTGTAGGTGTCCCCACTTCTAAGCGCACTGAAGAACAAGCCTTATCACTCAACATCCCGCTATCTACCCTTGACGACCACCCGCATCTCGACTTAGCCATCGATGGTGCTGACGAGGTTGACCCCAATCTCGACTTAGTCAAGGGTCGA
It encodes the following:
- the LOC107775978 gene encoding putative ribose-5-phosphate isomerase 3, chloroplastic, giving the protein MASLSLISPHSPSSTLRYNAIIGTRLPSIFLRNPITRIRSTTPSIKALSVPSALTQDELKKLAADKAVEYVKSGMVLGLGTGSTAAFVVSKLGELLSSGQLTNIVGVPTSKRTEEQALSLNIPLSTLDDHPHLDLAIDGADEVDPNLDLVKGRGGALLREKMVEAASDKFVVVVDDSKLVSGLGGSGLAMPVEVVQFCWKYNLVRLQELFKAEGVDAKLRVDGNGKPYVTDNSNYIVDLYFKTPIKDSAAAGKEIAALEGVVEHGLFLDMTTAVIIAGKEGVSVQSK